The nucleotide window TCTCATCATAAGGAACGTCGTGCCGCTCCAGCCAATCCAGTGTGTCCTTCGCGATGCGCGCCTGGACGAGCCCGACGTTCGCGCCGCAGGTCTTCATGTGGCGTGCGGTCTGGATGATGATGTAGTGCCCGGCTTCCTTGAAGGCGCGGAGCTTTTCCGGTGCGCCGGGAATGGGGGCGATGTCCCGGTAAGTCTGGCCGGGTTTCTTCAATTCGGCGATCACGCCATCAAGGTCGATGCAAAGGCGGGCCATGGTTCGATCAGGCAAGGGCTTGGGAGAGAAGGTCCAATCCGCGCAGGAAGAAGGCGAGCTGGCGGTCGGCGTCATCCGCATGGAGCGGGCACATGGAAAGGAACAGCAATGCGGTCATCACCTCGATCTCGCGCGGATCGGCTTTCTGGACCGCGATCAGCCAACGGGTCATTTCCGCGAGCCATGGCGCGTTCGGACGCAGGCCGATTTCCAGATGGAAGCCGGAGGCATCCCTCCACACGTCGAAGAGCCCATTGACGATGTAGTCGTAGTGGCCGATTGCGGAGTGGCTGAGCTTCGCGAGATCGTAGCGCCAGTCCCCGTGGATGCCGGGGCATGAGGCGCCGAAGCTGCCGCGCGGATCGATGAGGCGGACAACACCTGAAGCGACATCGAAGAGGATGTTGTTGAAGCAGAAGTCGCCGTGGAAAATGCCGAAGGCGGATTCGCGGTAGGCCGATTCGATGACCTCGCCCGCGCTGGCGAGCATGGTGCGCAATGGCGGCAGCATGCGTCCGTTGAGGGTCACGTTCTGGTTCTCCAGAGCATCGCGCAAGGAAGCATCGGACAGCGAACGGAGGTAGGTCCCGATCCGCGACACCGTCTTGTCCCAGTGGAACTGGCGGTAGGCGGCGGGACCAATCGAGGCCGGATGCGCGCGGAAGAGATCGAGCGTATCATGCAGCGAGTCGAAGCAACGCCACCAGCTCTCCTTGCTGAGGTCCCAGTAGAGGAGGTACTCGGCCAGATTCGGATAGCCATAGTACTCCATCTCGTAGGACTCCACCTCGCCTGCGTTCGCGGAGACGGAGACCAGCCGCGGAAACAGGACGCGCAGTCCGGCAGGAAGGGTTTCGAGATAAGCGGCCTCTCGGGAGAGCTTCTCCTTGTCGCTGGAGGACTTGGTGATGGTGCCGCGCCGGGTATCCACCCGCAGGCGGTTGAACGAGCGGCTGTTCACCAAGGAAGCACGGCTTCTGTAGTAGTTCGTCTCGTGGCCGCAATCGATCCAGGTGGTGGAGCGCAGTGTCAGCGGCGTGCGAGGTGCGGCAGCCTCGATGACGGAAAGCAGATCGTTCGGGCGCGCGGCCGTGGCCACGGCTTGAGCGAGGATGGTGGACGGAAGATTGAAGACCCCGGTGAATGCCAACGCATCGTCCGGCCGGGCCTCGCCTTTGGCATGGAAGGTCATCGCATCCTCGCGCCAGGCGATGGCGGACCATTCGGAAGTGCTGTGCGCGGGTAGCACGCCACCCTGGACCTCACCGGATGCGGGGATCTCGACCGGAATGGTGGTGACCAGATTCACGATCACTTCTCCAACAGCGGACACTTTCTCCAACGCCTGCCGCAGCGTGTCCACCACGCCGGGTCCGGGCTGCACGCCATGCAGCGTGAAGCCGTGCTTGCGGGGTGAGAGTTCGCGCCGCACTTCATCGGTGAAGCGCTCATCCACGAACAGGTGGAGGTCATGGCCGCGACCGTAGGCATCCATCACATACGCGGCCAGCGGACGCGTGTTCAGCGGGATGAGCGCGGGGCACGCGCAACCGGCCTTCAGGAAAGGCAGCTTGCGGGAGATGTCCCCCCCGGCGATGACAAGAACGGTGGCCATGATGGCTGCGTCGCGATCGACGCGTGATGGAGCTCAACGCCCCGCAATCCGCTTCAACTTCTTCGGCACCTTGCCGAGGCCGAACCACAATTTTGCAACCATCCCGTAACGCCGGATGGCGCGCATCTCGCGGAACTGCTGGATCTTCTGGCCGATGCCATCCTTCCCTGCGGTGTAATTCGCGTGATAGATCCGGATGTTGTCCGGCGCGGGCCAGCCGTGGGTGCGGGCGTAGTATTCGAGAGGCAGCGTGCCCCAGGAAACTTTCGCGCCCTCGCGGAGCATGTCATTGACCACCGCCTGCTCGTTCTTGCCAGGATCGGCGGCGAGGCGTGCGCCCACTTCGCGGAAGAAATCCGCCATCGCGGGCGAGGCACGGCAGACGATGAAGCCGGTGTTCACCTCCGTGGTCTTCGGGCCTTCAGCTTGGAAGAGCACTTCCTTGCCGGAGGCTTCGTAGATGGCTTTGAGATCAGCCGCAGTGCTTTCGAGGTAGATGATGTCCACATCGCTCCACAGGATCACCTGGCCGTCGTTCTCCTCCATGCTGCGGACGATCAAATCGATCTTCCGGCGGATGCATTCCATGAACTCCTTGCTGTAGAAGTCCCCCGCGCCCTTGAGATCGAGAAGCGTTGACCGGACCTCGAAGTCGGAAGGCAGCGAGGGCTGGAAGTAGCCCGAGAACAGGATCTCGTGCGCCGGAGTGAAGCAGCAGAAGACTTTCATCGGCGGCGGTGTGGAATGATCGCCCGAAGCACTTTCGCTCCGGGCGATCGGAAGATTTGAAGAACGGGACAGAAATGTCCCTACTCCTTGATTAGAGAATCATCCCTGCAGCGACCGTTTCGTTGGTGCCGGGATCGATGAGGATGAACGAGCCGGTGTGGCGGTTGCGGCGATAGGAATCGTGCAGCAGCGGCACCGCGGTGCGCAAGGTGATGCGGCCGATGTCGTTCATGTTGAAACCTTCGACATCCTCGACCTTGTGAAGGGTGTTGATGTCCACGTGATACTTGATCTCCTGGACGATCGCCTTGGTCTCGCGGGTGGTGTGGCGCAGGACCAGCTTCGCGCGCGGTGGCATCGGCTTGTTCGAGAACCAGCAGATCATCGCCTCGATGTCCTGGGAGGCTTCGGGCGGATTGTTGGTCTTCACCAGCATGTCGCCGCGGGAAATGTCGATCTCATCGCGGAGGGTGAGGCAGACCGACTGCGGCGCGAAGGCCTCGCTGATCTCGCCTTCCGGCGTGTGGATGGCTTTGACGTGGGTCTTGAAGCCGGAGGGCAGCACGGTGACTTCGTCGCCGGGTTTGAAGACACCACCCGCCACACGACCGGCGTAACCACGGAAGTCGTGCCACTCGTCGCTCATCGGGCGGATCACCCACTGCACCGGGAAGCGCGCGTCGACGTGGTTCTCCTCACCGCCGATGTAGACGTGCTCGAGATGATAGAGCATCGAGGGGCCTTTGTACCACGGCATCTTGTCCGACTTGTCGACGACGTTGTCGCCGTTGAGCGCGGAGATCGGGATGGTGGTGATATCGATGATGTTGTCCAGACGCGAGGCGAAGGACGCATAGTCCGACACGATCTGGTTGTAGACCTCTTCCGAGTAGTCCACGAGGTCCATCTTGTTGACGGCCACGATGACGTGCTGGATGCGAAGCAAGTTCGCGATGAAGCTGTGGCGCTTCGTCTGCTCGATCACACCCTTGCGCGCGTCCACCAGGATGATGGCGAGGTTCGCGGTGGAGGCACCGGTCACCATGTTGCGGGTGTACTGGATGTGTCCCGGCGTGTCCGCGATGATGAACTTGCGCTTCGGCGTGGCGAAGTAGCGGTAGGCCACGTCGATGGTGATCCCCTGTTCGCGCTCGGCCTTGAGGCCGTCGGTCAGAAGGGCGAGGTTGACGTGCTCGTCACCGCGGCGGCGCGAGGATTCCTCAACCGCTTCGAGCTGGTCCTCGAAGATCGACTTGGAATCGTAAAGGAGGCGGCCGATGAGGGTGGATTTGCCGTCGTCAACGGAGCCGGCGGTGGTGAAACGCAATAAATCCATGAGAGTCTAATGTCTGAAAGTCGAAGGTCTGAAAGTCGGAAGAGCTCAGCGGCGGAGGTGCTTGGCCAGGGATTCGATTCCCCTGCTGAGTTGCTCACTGAAGGATCGGATGGAGGAAGCCGTGTCGGTAGAAAGATAGCGCCTGTCTTCGGCCAGATAGAGCATGCTGCGGACTTCACCGTTCGATCCTTTTGCCAGATCGAGGAACCGGGCGAAATCCGCGTCGGTTCTGCGTTCGAAGCCCTCTGCGATATTGTTCATGACAGAAACACCAGCGCGTTGGATTTGATCCCGAAAGCCGAAGTCCCGCGCGGCAACCGAATCCGGACCGAATGCATCGTAGATCTGATTGGCGAGCACTCGCGCGTCCTGCCAGATTCTGAGGTCTTCAAATCGTTGTGCCGTCATATCAGGTGTTTGCTTCTGACTTTTAGACCTTCGACTTTAAGACCTTCAGACCTCTTCAGAAGTATCCTTCCTTCTTCCGGTCTTCCATGGAGGTTTCGGAACGCTTGTCGTCGGCGCGGTTGCCGCGCTCGGTCTGGCGGGCGGCGGCAACTTCGTCGATGATCTGGTCGAGCGTCACGGCATCGGACTCGATCGCGCCGGTGATGGTGGCGTCACCCATCGTGCGGAAGCGGATCTGCTTGTGCTCGACGGTCTCGCCTTCGCGCGGCTGGACGAATTCGGAGATCGCGAGGATCGCACCGTTGCGGACAAGCGTGTCACGCGAGTGGGCGAAGTAGAGCGAAGGCAGCGGGATATTCTCGCGCTTGATATACATCCAGATGTCCATCTCGGTGAAGTTGGACAGCGGGAAGACGCGGAAGTGCTCGCCGGAGTTCTTGCGGCCGTTGAAGAGGTTCCAGAGCTCGGGGCGCTGGTTCTTCGGGTCCCACTGGCCGAAGTCATCGCGGTGGGAAAAGAAGCGCTCCTTGGCGCGGGCCTTCTCCTCGTCGCGGCGGCCGCCGCCGAGGCAGGCATCGAACTGGTGGTGCTCGATGGTGTCGAGCAGGGTCACCGTCTGGAGGGCATTGCGGGAAGCGTTCGGGCCCTTTTCCTCGACCACGCGGCCGGTGTCGATGGACTCCTGCACGGAGCCGACGACCAGACGCGCACCGATCATCTCCACGAACTCATCGCGGTAAACCATCGTCTCCGGGAAATTGTGGCCGGTATCGATGTGGACCAGCGGGAACGGCATGCGGGCCGGCCAGAACGCCTTGCGGGCGAGCCAGGCCATCACGATCGAGTCCTTGCCGCCGGAGAAAAGAAGCGCCGGATTCTGGAACTGCGCCGCGGTTTCGCGGAGCACGAAAATCGCCTCGGCTTCGATCTGGTCGAGGTGGGAAAGTTGGTAGTTGGGCACGGGAAGAGAGGACTTCGGTGGATGGGAGCCTGGACTCAACGACCGGACTCATGCGCTGAAAGCGCCGCGCGGAGGTAATGAGACGGCAGCGGCACCGCAAGCAATAATTACCAAATTTACCATTTCACTCAGGAATAGCCGGAGAAATCCGGCCCCGGACGGCGTCCAAAAGGGCGGCGGCGACCTCCGCCACCGTGGTGCTTTCAGTATCAAGGAGAAGGTCCGGCTTCTCCGGGACCTCGAAGGAGCTGTCCCGGCCGGTGAAATTCGGAATCTCACCCTTGGCGGCCTTCGCGTAGAGACCTTTCACATCGCGCTGGGCGCAGGCTTCGAAACTCGCCTGGACATAAACCTCGAAGAAATCCTCCCCGACGATACCGCGGGCCAGGCCCCGAAGGGCAGCACGGGGGGTGATAACGGACACGAAGGTGATGATCCCGTTCGCGGCGAAAACCTTGGCGGTTTCCGAGACGCGGCGGACGTTTTCGAGCCGGTCCTCATCGGAGAAGCCGAGGTTCGCGTTCAGCCCGGAGCGGAGGTTGTCGCCATCGAGGATGACGGTGAAGCGGCCTTCCTCATGCAGCGCGCGCTCGGCGGCGTTCGCGATGGTGGACTTCCCGGAGCCGGAGAGGCCGTACATCCAGATCACGAGTCCGCGCTGGCCGAGCAGGGTTTCCTTGTCCTGGCGGTTGAGGAAGCGGTGGAACTCGGTGTGGATGTTGGTGGCGGCCATGTGGGAAAGTGAAGAGGGCGGCGGAGAGGTCAACTGCGGCAAAACGGTTCGACCGCACGGTAATCGGGAAGGGCGTTCACCGCCGCATCGCGGTGGGTGGAGTTGCTGAACAGCACCACCGCATAGCCACCATGGCCGCCGCCGCAGTACTTCGCGGCGAGGGCTCCGGCGGGCAGGTCGAGCGCGTCCATGCCTTCGCCGAGTTGGGCGCGGTAGGAAGCGCGCACGGATTCCGCGAGCAGGGCGAGATCGCCGAGCTTTACCGCCGCCCGGGCGATGGCACCGGCGCGAGCAATGGCTTCGAAGTCACGGTCGAGCGCGGCGATGCCAGGCGTGTCATGCGGCTTGCCGGTCCAGAGGAGCGCCATGCAGCCATTCAGAAATTCGCCGCGGGTCTTGAGCTCCAACACCGGTCGTGGACCGGATTGCCAGATGCACAACCCTGTCTCACGGATCACCGCCGGGTCCTGCCAGCCGACACCGAGATCGATCTCCGATTGGCATCCATCGTGACCATTGAGCAAGGCCCATGCGCCGCTGCCACCAAGACCCGCGTTTTTTTCGTAGGGCCATGAACGCAGCGACACCAGCGGTGAGATCGCCATGTTGACGATCCAGGTACCAGGCTGGGCGTAACGCGGGACATCGAGCCAGCCACCGGCGAAATCAACACGCAGGGGAGCTTCCTCCGGTGCGCGCATCAGGCGGGCAATCGACGAGGAACTGACATCGCCATTCCCGGCCGCAGACTTGCCGAGCACCACCAGACGGCAACCGGTTTCATCACAAAGCCGCGATTTCGAGGAGTGATAAGGATCTCCTTCATTGATGACCAGCACCTGCGGTTGGACGCGGCGGAAGTGCTGTTCGAAATCGAGTCCGAGTTCACCGCCCTCTCCCAACACCACTTCATCCACCATCCGCAGCGAGCCGATCAGCTCCTGCTTGTGATCGTCCGGAATGGAGGGCTTTCGCTGCTTGTGCCGCCACAGCGATTCCGCGGACGCCACCGACACGGTGAGGTGATCACCATGGGCACGCGCATCTTCGAAGAAGCGCAGATGCCCCGCGTGGAGAACATCGAAACAACCGCTGACAAATACCTTCACCATCGGGGTGTCAGTCCATCGGGTAAGCCTTCACGCCGCTCAACTGCGCGAGCACTCCGGCAAGGAAGCGCGGATTGTTCCGCAGGTAGCGTTTCCAAAGCCGCTTCGGATCCATGAACAGGCGGAACAGCCATTCGAAGCCGCTGCCACGGATCCACTTCGGAGCTTCCTTCACGAGGCCCGCCTGGAAATCGAAAGCCGCACCGACGCCGAAGAACAACAGTCCCTGGTCATCGGAGCGCAGGGCCTCGGCATGACGTTCGAGGAAGCCCGCCATGAAGCGTTCCTGCTTCGGCGTGCTGAGTCCCACCCAAAAGTAATGGGGCTTGCTGGCGCGGATCGCCGCGACCAATTCGAGCTCTTCCTCATTCGTCAGCGGACGGAACGGTGGTGTGATCGTGCCCGCGATGCGGAGCTTAGGATGCCGTTCCTTGAGCACGGAGGACAAGCGTTCCACCACACCATCTCCCCCACCCCACAGAAAATGGCGGCGGTCTTTTTCAAGTCCGCGCTCCAGCAAGGCGGGCATGAACTCCGGACCGCAGACCTGCTCCATGTCCGGACTGCCTTGCAGGCGGCCCATCCACACCATCGGGATGCCGTCCGGGATCGAGAGATAGCTGCGGTTGTGGATGCGCTTGAGCGCCGGATCTTCCTGCGACTCGATCACGCCATGAACACCGGTGACGGTGACGTAGCCGAGCACGCCGGGAGTGTCCGCCGCGTTCTCGACCTCGTTCAAGGCCGAGCCCATGGTGACATCACTGATGCCGACACCGAGGACATTCGCGCGGGGAATGGTAGAGGAGGACAACATGCCGCGATTCAGAAATTGAGGGATGGCAGGCGGATGCGCAGTGGCACCGCGTCCGCAACGGGAGTCTCCGAAACAATCATCAGATAACCGCCGCCACAGCCGGAGAAACAGGAACCGAGCGAGCCCTTCGCGAGTCGCTCGCGGATCGGCAGCAGATCATCCGGCACCGTCGCGGGCAGAAGCGCTCTCCAGCTTTCGAGCGTTTCATCGAGTGCCTTCCCAAGACCGGCCGCATCGCGTGCGAGGATCGAGTCCCATGCCAGATGTCCCGCATCGGCGAGACGACGCGCAAAGGCCGGGTCGAGATGCTTTTCCACCAGGGGGTCGTAGCCTTCACCACGCTCACCAACCGGCACCAGATGCAACACGGACTGCAACCATTCCACGATGGCAGGATCGGTGCAGCGCTCGATGTGTTCCGGCCAATAGCCGCCCGCGTAGTCAAGGCGATTGATGCCCGGCAGCACGAATCCCAGCGCGTCCTGCGAGCCGGAGACGTATTGCGTGCCCGGAGGATTCTCAAACGCAAACAGCACCTTGGCCTGATGCTCCAGACGCGTGTCCGGCATGCGCTGGCCCCAAAGGATCTCCGCACTCCTGCGGCTGCTGGTCGCCATGCCCGCGCGATCCATGAACGCGATGGTCGGTTCCAACTGCGCCACCACCACCGGACCCGCCGCGAGTTCCGAGACCCACGGTTGATCCAGCCAACCGCCCGCGATGCAAACGCGGTAAGGTAGTGCGGTGCGGCTTTTCGAATCGGTGCTGCTGCGCGCGGGAAAGTTCTCCGCCGGGATGCGGTCGAGCACGTGATACTCGATGCCTTTCTCGCGGCAGAGCGCCTCCTTGTCCGGCGTGTGACCGTCGTGATTCACCACAAACACATCCGGGCGGATGACATCGATGTCCGGTGCGAAGTCGAGCATGCCCCAGCCGGCGGAAACGCGTGCTTCATGAACACAAGCGAGCTTGCTCAGCAGATACACGCGCTCGTCCTGTGAGAACAGCGGCGGGCGGCCCTTGAGGTTCTCGACATTCGCATCCGAACCCACCCGCACATGCAGCCGCCCGAACTTCGCCGCCTCTTCCAGGAACGCGATATGCCCCGCGTGGAGCAGATCGTAGCAGCCGGAGACGAGGACGGTTTTCATGATTCGGAAAGAGTCTGAAAGTCCAAAGGCCGAAGGTCGGAGCCAGTCCGGCTGGTGCCGGGTCTTCTTTCTCTTACGACTTTAAGACTTTCGACCTTCAGACCTGCGACTCTTATTGAACGACAGCTTCGCCGCGCTTGCGCTTCTCGTGCTGCTCCTTGATCCACCAGTAGGTCTTCTCCAGGCCGGTCTTCAGGTCGATGCCCGGCTCCCAGCCGAGGACTTCCTTGATGAGAGTGTTGTCGGAGTTGCGGCCACGCACACCCTGCGGCGCATCGAGCTTGTACTTCCGCTTCATCTTCACACCGGCGATGCCTTCGATGATGTCGAGGGTCTGGTTGATGGAAACCAGTTCGCTGCGACCGAGGTTGAGCGGATCCGAGTAGGAAGAGGCCATCAGCCTATCGATGCCGGTGATGCAGTCGTCGATGAACATGAACGAGCGGGTCTGCTCGCCATCCCCCCAGATCTCGACTTCCATCGTGCCGTTGTCGATCGCCTCGATCACCTTGCGGCAGAGCGCGGCGGGAGCCTTCTCGCGACCACCATCCCAGGTGCCCTTCGGGCCATAGACGTTGTGGAAGCGGAACACACGGACGTTCATGCCGTAGTCCTGCTCGAAGTGCTTGCACAGGCGCTCGGAGAAAAGCTTCTCCCAGCCGTAGCCGTCTTCCGGCATCGCCGGATAGGCGTCGGATTCCTTCAGTGCCACCACTTCGGCGTCTTCCTGGCGATAGTCCGGATAGGCGCAGGCGGAGGAGGAGTAGAAGTAAGCCTTCGCACCCTGGTCCTTCGCAGCCATCAGCAGGTGGGTGCTGAGCAACACGCTGAGCATGCACAGGGCCTTGTTCTTCGTGATGAAGCCCATGCCACCCATGTTGCAGGCGAGGTTGTAGACTTCGTCACAACCTTCCGCGGCGCGGTAACAGTTGGCCTTCTCTTCCAAGTCCATCACCAGGTTCTCGGCCTGCGGATGGAGCTGGTACCATTTGTCGAGCGGCTTGATGTCAGCCACCACAACCTGGTGGCCGCGCTCGATGAGGACGCGGGCGAGTTCGCCGCCGATGAAGCCGCCGCCGCCGGCGACGAGGATGCGTTTGCTAGTGCTCATGTGGGTGGGGGTAGTTTGAGAGTTTGGAAATGAAATCAACGGGTGGCCGCGAGCTCCTTGCCCGCGGCGGTGGCCACCGCCCGTTCCTGACGGGCGAGTTCGAGATCGGCCTCGGTCATGATCTTCACCAGATCCTTGAAACGGACCCGCGGCTCCCAGCCGAGCTGGCGCTTGGCCTTGGCCGGATCACCGATGAGAAGATCCACCTCGGCGGGGCGTTCGTAACGCTGGTCGTAGTCGACGTATTGCTCCCAATCGAGACCGAGCAGACCGAAGGCCTCCTGCACGAATTCCTTCACGGAGTGGGTCTCATTGGTGGCGACCACGTAATCGTCCGGCGTGTCCTGCTGGAGCATCAGCCACATCATCTCGACGTATTCCTTGGCGTAGCCCCAGTCGCGCTTCGCATCGAGATTGCCGAGGAAAAGCTTGTCCTGCAGGCCCATCTTGATGCGGCCCGCAGCACGGGTGATCTTGCGGGTGACAAAGGTTTCGCCACGGCGCGGCGACTCGTGGTTGAAGAGGATGCCACTGCAACCGAAGAGTCCGTAGGACTCGCGGTAGTTCACCGTGAGCCAGTGCGAATAGACCTTCGCACAGGCATACGGCGAGCGCGGCCACAGCGGAGTCGTCTCCGTCTGCGGCACTTCCTGCACCTTGCCGTACATCTCGGAGGATGAGGCCTGGTAGAAGCGGACCTTTTCGATCAGGCCGGTCTGGCGGATCGCCTCCAACAGACGCTGCGTGCCGAGGCCGGTGACATCACCGGTGTATTCCGGAGCATCGAACGAAACGCGCACGTGGGACTGCGCCGCGAGGTTGTAAACTTCGTCCGGGCGGATTTCGCAAAGCAGCTTCGCAAGGTTGGTGCCGTCCGCGAGGTCACCGTAGTGCAGGAACAGGCGTTTGTCGCTGCGATGGGGATCCTGATAAATGTGATCGATGCGGTCGGTGTTAAAGGTGGACGCACGGCGGATGATGCCGTGGACTTCGTAGCCTTTTTCCAAAAGGAACTCCGCGAGGTAGGAGCCGTCCTGACCGGTGATGCCGGTGATGAGCGCGCGTTTCATGGGGATGGGTGCAATGGCAATGGTGGTCAGAGACGCGCGGCCGCGGTGCCGAGCGTGGAGAGGAAGTCCTGATAGGCGGCGGCGAGGCCTTCGCGCAGGGCGATGGTCGGCTGCCAGCCGGTGGCGCGGATCTTCGAAATATCGAGCAGCTTGCGCGGCGTGCCGTCCGGCTTGGTGGGATCGGTGAGGATCTCGCCGGTAAAGCCACTGGTTTCCGCAACCAGCGTGGCGAGTTCGAGAATGGTGATGTCCTCGCCGGTGCCGACGTTCACCCAGTCCGGCGGATTGTCCTGCTCCAGCAGATGCAGGCAGGCGGCAGCGAGATCATCGACGTGCAGGAACTCGCGGCGCGGCGTGCCGGTGCCCCAGATGGTGACGGAGGCATCGCCGCGTTCCTTAGCTTCATGGAAGCGGCGCAGCAGCGCGGGGATCACGTGGGAATTCTCGGCATGGTAGTTGTCGCCCGGACCGTAGAGGTTCGTCGGCATCGCGCTGTGATACAGCAGGCCGTGTTGCGCGCGGTAGTGCTGGCAGAGCTTCAGGCCCGCGATCTTGGCAATGGCGTAGGCTTCGTTGGTCGGTT belongs to Luteolibacter ambystomatis and includes:
- the gmd gene encoding GDP-mannose 4,6-dehydratase; the protein is MKRALITGITGQDGSYLAEFLLEKGYEVHGIIRRASTFNTDRIDHIYQDPHRSDKRLFLHYGDLADGTNLAKLLCEIRPDEVYNLAAQSHVRVSFDAPEYTGDVTGLGTQRLLEAIRQTGLIEKVRFYQASSSEMYGKVQEVPQTETTPLWPRSPYACAKVYSHWLTVNYRESYGLFGCSGILFNHESPRRGETFVTRKITRAAGRIKMGLQDKLFLGNLDAKRDWGYAKEYVEMMWLMLQQDTPDDYVVATNETHSVKEFVQEAFGLLGLDWEQYVDYDQRYERPAEVDLLIGDPAKAKRQLGWEPRVRFKDLVKIMTEADLELARQERAVATAAGKELAATR
- a CDS encoding GDP-L-fucose synthase family protein, with the translated sequence MKPKLFIAGDRGMVGSALVRSADGYEVLTATRAELDLLDQRAVFDWLSDKKPDVVVIAAAKVGGIHANATYPADFIYENLGIEMNLIEGSRRAGVPRVLFLGSSCIYPKQAPQPMTEDCLLTSPLEPTNEAYAIAKIAGLKLCQHYRAQHGLLYHSAMPTNLYGPGDNYHAENSHVIPALLRRFHEAKERGDASVTIWGTGTPRREFLHVDDLAAACLHLLEQDNPPDWVNVGTGEDITILELATLVAETSGFTGEILTDPTKPDGTPRKLLDISKIRATGWQPTIALREGLAAAYQDFLSTLGTAAARL